A stretch of Arcobacter sp. F2176 DNA encodes these proteins:
- the trxA gene encoding thioredoxin: MGKYIELTQDNFEATVKEGISMVDFWAPWCGPCRMLAPVIDELAGDFEGKANICKVNTDEEQDLAVKYGVRSIPTVIFMKDGEVVDQMIGAASKQAFSDKINSLL; the protein is encoded by the coding sequence TTGACACAAGATAACTTTGAAGCAACAGTAAAAGAAGGAATCTCAATGGTAGATTTTTGGGCACCATGGTGTGGACCTTGTAGAATGTTAGCTCCAGTAATTGACGAATTGGCTGGTGATTTCGAAGGAAAAGCAAATATTTGTAAAGTAAATACTGATGAAGAACAAGATTTAGCTGTTAAATATGGTGTTAGATCTATCCCTACAGTAATTTTCATGAAAGATGGAGAAGTTGTTGATCAAATGATTGGTGCTGCTTCAAAACAAGCTTTCTCTGATAAGATTAACTCTTTATTATAA